The segment aaactttgaacatcccacggagcaccattaaatccattattaaaaaatggaaagaacatTGCACCActgcaaacctgccaagagatggctgcccaccaaaactcatggaccaggcaaggagggcattaatcagagaggcaagaaagagaccaaagataaccctgaaggagctgcaaaactccacagcggagattggagtatctgtccataggaccactttaagccgtacactccacagagctgggctttacggaagagtggccagaaaaaagccattgcttaaagaaaagaataagcaaacacgttgCGGGAGAATAAGAAAacacatgtgggagactccccaaacatatggaagaaggtactctggtcagataagaCTAAAATGGAGCTTTAtggtcatcaaggaaaacgctgtctggtgcaaacccaacacgtGTCATCACCCCGAgtataccatccccacagtgaatattggtggtggcagcatcattaagtggggatgtttttcatcggcagggactgtgaaattggtcagaattgaaggaatgatggatggcgctaaatacagggaagttCTTGAGGGAAATTTTTCAGTctttcagagatttgagactgggacagaggttcaccttccagcaggacaatgaccctaagcatactgctaaagcaacactcgagtggtttaaggggaaacacttacatgtcttggaatggcctagtcaaagccgagacctcaatccaattgaaaatctgtggtatgacttaaagattgctgtataccagcggaacccatccaacttgaaggagctggagcagttttgccttgaggaataggcaaaaatcccagtggctaggtgtgccaagcttatagagacataccccaagaaacTTGCAGCtggaattgctgcaaaaggtggctctacaaagtattgactttgggcgggggtgaatagttatgcacgctcaagttttctgttctTGTTTGTGTCaccataaaaaatattttgcatcttcaaagtggtaggaatgttgtgtaaattaaatgatacaaaccccccaaaaatctattttaatttcaggttgtaaggcaacaaaataggaaaaatgccaagggaggtgaatacttttgcaagccactgtagcaCTCTCGTCGGTAGTCATGAacttctttgaaaggctggtcatggctcacaccaacaccatcatctcggaaaccatagacccactccaattcgtgtACCTcaccaacagatctacagatgacgcaatctgaAATACACTCCACACCGCCCTATcccaactggacaaaaggaacacctatgtgagaatgctgttcattgactacagctcctcgttcaacaccatagtgcccacgaagctcatcactaagctgggACTAAACACCCTCCTCTGCAACTagttcctggacttcctaacagaccgcccccaggtggtaagggtagataacaacacgtctgccatgctgatcctcaacactggggcccctcaggggtgtgtaattagtctcctcctgtactccctgttcacccatgactgcgtggccaaacaagactccaaaaccatcattaagtttgctgacgacaacggagtggtaggcctgatcaccgacaacgatgagaaagcctatagggaggaggttagatacctggcagtgtggtgccaggacaacaacctctccctcaatgcgaGACAAagcagctgatcgtggactacaggaaaaggagggctgaaaaagcccccattaacatcgacggggctgaagtggagcgggtagaGAGTTTCaagctccttggtgtccacatcaccaatgaactatcatgttccaaacacaccaagacagtcatgaagagggcacgacaaaaccttttccccctcaggagactgaaaagatttggtatgggtcgccagatcctcaaaaagttctacagctgcaccatcgagagcatcctgactggttgtttCACCGCCTGgtctggcaactgctcggcatctgaccataaggtgctaaagagggtagtgtgtactgcccagtacatcactggggccaagcttcctgccatccaggacctatataataggcgatgtcagaggaaagcccataaaattgtcaaagactccagttacctaagtcatatactgttctctctgctaccacactgcAAGCGgaactggagcgccaagtctgggaccaaaaggctccttaacagcttctacctccaagccataagactactgaacaattaatcaaatggccaccggactactTACATTgacctgaatcccccccccccccaatttgttttgtacactgctgctactaagtgtttattatctattcatagtcacttcacccctacctacatgtacaaattacctcaactaacttgtacccccgcacactgactcggtacctgtaccccctgtatatagcctcgttattggtattttattgtgttactttttattattcttttttactttagtttatttagtaaatattttcttaactcttcttgaactgcactgttggttaagggcttgtaagtaagcatttcacggtaaggtctgcacttgtattcggctcatgtgacaaataaagtttgatgtgatttgatttgattagacacCAGAAAAAAAAGGATTTTGGAGTTAAGAGTTATTGTGTATGTTCCTTCCCAGAGTATGTTGTCTTTTCCCTTGTTCCTTTTACCTGTCATGAATGAGTTGGGGGATGATGGCCGGCCCCTCCACCTGCCGTATCCGAAGTAACCACAGCGCAGCAGGCGGGCGTAGGCGGACCTAAAGTCTCTGTTTAGGGCAGCATAGAGCAAAGGGTTCAGAGCAGAGTTGATGTACCCCAGCCACTGCACCACGGGGTAGGCTGCGGGGTAGTTCTGCTTCTTCAGACCCATAATGGTAAACAGGGTGAAGTAGGGCAGCCAGCACACCACGAACACCCCGATCACTGCAGCTAGAGTCACTGTGGCTTTGTGTTCCCGTAGAGCCACCGCTGTTACTGAGGTCAGCTGACGAGGGGCTGACGaggagctgttgttgttgttaagtCTGGGGCGTGCGCGGATGATGCGCCTTGCCTGCGCCCGGGCGATGCGAAGAATACGGTGGTAGGTCCAGCACATGATCAGCAAGGGGAGGTAGAAGGTTAAGGAGGAGTCCACAACAGCGTACGATGGGTTCAGCTCAAAGTTACACTCTGTCATGTTGTCCCCCTGGCCGCGATTCTGCACGTtgccgtccacagtgttccatccCAGGTGGATTGGCAGGAATGACACGGCTAGCGACACCGCCCACACCAACGCCATAGCAAAGGCAACTCGCCTCGGCAACACCAGTGAGGAGTATCTCAGGGGCGCGGTCACGGCTAGGTAGCGGTCCAGGCTGATGGCCAATAGCGTGAGGATGGAGGCGGTGCATAACATAACATCCAATGAGATGTAGATGTTGCAGATGGTCGGCCCCAGAGGCCAATCGCTGAGCTGGAGGAGGGCGGAGAAAGGCAGGACAAGCATGCCAAGCAGCAGGTCAGTGATGGCGAGGGAGACGATGAAACAGTTGGTGAGGCAGCGGAGACGTCGTGTGGCGCAGACGGCCAGACAAACCAGGACGTTACCACACACTGTCAGCAGGATGAGCAGGGACAGGAAAACACCGAGTATCACCATAGACAGCATCCTCGCTGgagtcccagtcccaaccctaacccctgttCTACACCCAGTCCCGACACTTACCTCTCCCCTACACCACTGTGGAGTCCCGGTCACAACCCTAACCCCTGCCCTACAACAACTCAGTCCAGACTAGTGGATAAATCCCTTAGAGAAGATTCATCTTGGTGTGGCTGTATCCATACTGATGTACGTGGATGGACATTCATCTGTGTGTTTGAGCTATTTTCCTTGGTATGTTTGTGTATATTTGATATATGTATATATCCGATTGTATTGGTTTCTGGATGGAGAGGTCAGTGTATcacaggtcctctgagagaaggGGCGATGAGGAGTCCGATGGTTGGTCCAGTATGTGGTGATGGGCTGTAGAACACCGCCCTCTGTTGGTGACTGGTCCACACTGCTCCATGTTATCCATATCACTCAGCTGGCTTTCGCATTCAGGTCACAACTTCATCTAGAAACACAGAGCAACAGAAAGTCAGACAGCCCCAAAAACAAAGTAACATGGCCTCTATATGACAAGGAGATACTTTACCGTGCTACTTACAAGTGCAGGTACTTCCACTATCAGAAAACAGGAAGCAAATTCAAGCAAATGGCAGCACACGAATATTACTCACTTACTAAGCTATCAAGATTAGTGAGATGGAAAATGAGGGCAGCAGTTACACATGTCTAGTGGTGGAATATTCAATAAGAGAGACTGATAagataacctgtgtgtgtgtgtgcgtgtgtgtgtgtgtgcgtgtgcgtgtctgtgaaTGTGCGTGTCTGTGAATGTGCGTGTCTGTGAATGTGCGTCAGTAAGTCGCAAGGGGTgtttgctctccctccctcttatgCTTTAATGGACATTTGGGACACGCTCCAGGTTTTGGAATGTAGAAGTCTAATCACTCAAATAGTATATAATTTACCACCACATGGCGAGAGTGttagagagggggtgggggaggaaTAGAAATGGGGGGGCAAGGGTGGtggagaaagatggagagggtagagaggagggtggagcgagagagaaaggggagagagtagAAAATAGGAAGAAAGACAAAAGTATATGCAGAGATTCTGTGTGGCTTGACTCTGACCACATATGGAAAGGCACCaaattgaagactcatctcttcagacaGACTTATTTTTCAgatccccaaacacacacacattctcactgtAACATATACCTCTAccgatctcacacacacacacacacacacacacacacacacacacacacacacacacacacacacacacacacacacacacacacacacacacacacacacacacacacacacacacacacacacacacactttctcgcTCTGATTCACCCACTCTATGTTTCACTGGAGGACTTTTGGCAAAGCTTCGTTCCCATAGTGTATGTCCATATCTGGGCAGGCCCCAATGTCTATTGCTGGCCTGACATACCCCCACTACAGAGTGCCTTCCCACAGACAAGGCACAAAggggtgtgtctgtatgtctgtttgaCTCACAGTCTGTGAGAacgcatacagtgccttcggaaagtattcagagtccttgaatttttccacattttgtcacgttacagccttattctgaaatggattaaataaataaaaatcctcaacaatctacacacaataccccataatgacaatgcgaaaacagttttttttttttatgttgctaatttattaaaatgttataacagaaataccttatttacataacaattcagaccctttgctatgagactcgaaattgagctcaggtgcatcctatttccattgatcattcttaagatgtttccacaacttgattggagtccacctgtcgtaaattaaattgattggacttgatttggaatggcacacacctgtctatataaggccctacagttggcagtgcatgtcagagcaaaaaccaagccatgagttagAATGAATTGTCattagagctccaagacaggattgtgttgaggcacagatctggggaagggtaccaaaaaaaattctgcagcattgaaggtccccaagaacacagtggtctccgtcattcttaaatggaagaagtttggaaccaccaagactcttcctagagctgtccgcccggccaaactgagcaatcgggggagaaagaccttggtcagagaggtgaccaagaaaccgatggt is part of the Salvelinus fontinalis isolate EN_2023a chromosome 6, ASM2944872v1, whole genome shotgun sequence genome and harbors:
- the LOC129856719 gene encoding histamine H2 receptor-like, which gives rise to MLSMVILGVFLSLLILLTVCGNVLVCLAVCATRRLRCLTNCFIVSLAITDLLLGMLVLPFSALLQLSDWPLGPTICNIYISLDVMLCTASILTLLAISLDRYLAVTAPLRYSSLVLPRRVAFAMALVWAVSLAVSFLPIHLGWNTVDGNVQNRGQGDNMTECNFELNPSYAVVDSSLTFYLPLLIMCWTYHRILRIARAQARRIIRARPRLNNNNSSSSAPRQLTSVTAVALREHKATVTLAAVIGVFVVCWLPYFTLFTIMGLKKQNYPAAYPVVQWLGYINSALNPLLYAALNRDFRSAYARLLRCGYFGYGRWRGRPSSPNSFMTGKRNKGKDNTQVGGKYVEGRWICCVDTPLPAGRGQVRQV